From the Hyphomicrobiaceae bacterium genome, the window CCCAGCTGTTCGATGAGCGTTCGTCGTTTGACGAGTTCGACCGCGCCAGGCGCAAGGTCGAGAAGCTGGAAGGGACCGAAAGAAACTCGGATCAAGCGGTTGACGGTGAGGTTCAGACTGGCCAGAATTTTGCGCACCTCGCGGTTCTTGCCTTCGCGAATGGCAATCGAGAGCCACATATTTGCGCCCTGAACGCTGTCGATGGCCGCATCGACCGGGCCGTAACGAACGCCCTCGACCTCGACACCTTCTTTGAGCTTCACCAGATCAGCTGGAGTTACCCGTCCGCGGGCGCGCACACGATAGCGGCGCACCCAGGCATTGGCGGGAAGTTCGAGATAGCGTGCCAGTGCGCCATCGTTGGTCAGCAGCAACAGACCTTCGGTGTTGAAATCGAGGCGGCCGACGGACACGACGCGCGGCAACTCGGGCGGCATCTTTTCAAATACTGTCGGACGGCCTTGCGGATCGGAATGGGTCGTCACCAAACCCTTGGGCTTGTGATAGCGCCACAGACGCGGCGGCTCTTTACCAGGAAGCGGTTTACCATCGACGAGAACTTTGTCCTTTGCGCTCACCTCAAATGCGGGCGTGGTGAGCACGCGACCATTGACGTTGACGCGGCCGTCTGCGATCCAGCGTTCGGCTTCGCGGCGCGAGCAAAGCCCCGCGCGCGCCATCGCCTTGGCGATGCGCATCGGTTCGTCTGCACCACTGCTGGCGTGAAGATCGCCCGCGGTGGCGACAGCGGCGGGGGACTTGCGAGGGCTCTTGGTTGAGTCCTTGATCATCGTGTCGGTGTAATCCTTCGAGTTCAGGCAGGGCCCCTTATGACACCAGCGCGACCGTTAAGCCATATGGAGTTGGCGCTCAAAGAGGCGCAGGCCGCCGGTGCGCGCGGCGAGGTGCCGGTGGGGGCGGTGCTGGTGGGGCCCGATGGGAGCGTAGTTGCGAG encodes:
- a CDS encoding pseudouridine synthase — protein: MIKDSTKSPRKSPAAVATAGDLHASSGADEPMRIAKAMARAGLCSRREAERWIADGRVNVNGRVLTTPAFEVSAKDKVLVDGKPLPGKEPPRLWRYHKPKGLVTTHSDPQGRPTVFEKMPPELPRVVSVGRLDFNTEGLLLLTNDGALARYLELPANAWVRRYRVRARGRVTPADLVKLKEGVEVEGVRYGPVDAAIDSVQGANMWLSIAIREGKNREVRKILASLNLTVNRLIRVSFGPFQLLDLAPGAVELVKRRTLIEQLGPKIAQQLGLSEGPEARKERHRSAKAQSSSKSET